The stretch of DNA GGAATAATGGAGAATCTTCGCGAGACTTTACAGTTGGTTTCAGTAGATAAGATAGATCTTCATGAAGCTTATGAACCTGGGCGATTAGAAAAGACAAAAGCGAGTATTGAAAAAGAGCAGCGATTGCGTCATCCAGTACTCGTCGTCAAAACAAAACTTGGGCGCTATATGGTCATTGATGGCGTTCATCGCTATATGAGTTTACGAATGCTCGGATGTCAAATGATCCCAGTACAAATCATTCATCGTACGCAGTATTCAATTGGAAGTTGGCATCACAAAATCCGGAGCGGACGTTGGTGTGACATTTTAGCGAATGAGCCATTATTACCGTGGACGACAGAAGTACGTGAAACGCCACCATTTATTACAATGTGCGATTCACACACCGAATATTATTTGTACAAAGCGGATTTAGGAAACCATTCGCTCGAAGCGTGGAAAAAAATCGTTCAATGTTATAGTTCGAGGTGTAAAGTAGAACGTATCCCGCATCGTACGAGGTTGTGCTTAGATTCGGGTGATGTACTAATGAAATATCCCCCCTTACAAATGAGTGAAATTGAAGCCATTGTCAATAAAGGGCAAAAAGTGCCAGCAGGTGTGACGCGTTTTAATATTGTAGGACGGTGTTTGAATTTACAAGTCCCATTACGGCTTTTAACAGGACGAGATGCATTGACACAGCATAGACAATGGCGGACTTTTTTACAGAAAAAAATTGAAAATATGCGTTGTTACACTGAAAAAGTTTATTTGATTGAAGGAGAATAACTCAAAACAGAACAGGCAGGCAATGCAAGTGAGGATGCGTCCGATTGCATTGCTTGTTCTGTTTTAAAGTAAAGTATGTTGAATGAAATAATAGAACGCACAAATGTTAATCATAATCCAAAAGCAAGAAAAGATGAAAGTAGGGAGATGCGTTAACATCTTTAATGCTGTGCCATCCCAATCAGGTTGAGGACGGGCGAATGTTAATTGGACAATGGTGACGGTGGATTGTATGATTTCACCTAAAAGCGTTCCAAGAATAAGATGGTAAACGAACATATAAGTGAGAGAATACTGTGATAAGTTTTCAGACTGTATGCCGAGATAACCGATTAAAATTAAAAAGGCAATGAGTAAAATTGGAACTAATTTTCGTGAAGTCTTCCACGTAAAATAAATAAAAATCAAAATATAAGATAGAACAAACAGTGCGCCTTGCCCTTTACTTTGGAAGTAGAGACCTAATGTGAGCATGATCGGAGACATTAAGTAGCCGCCCAATGTCGTGAAAATTTGTCCAGAACGACTTCTACTTTGTGTCACAGCATAGCCTTGTTGCCCTGTCATTTGACGTTCATGTCGAGTGGCAACAACGACAAAGTCTAGCACCCGTCCACCTGACAATCGATTGAACAAGACGTGTCCAAATTCATGCGTGAGCACGGGAATGTAATTGAGTGCGATATCGAGCCATGAAAAAATTGGACGATTGGCGTAATGTCGACATAATAAATATCCCCCTGTGAGACAGATGAGTATTAGAAATGAAATGGGCATAGGGGAAGTAATCCAAGAGTATCCTTGCATAGAAGTCCATCCTTTCATAAATCTTACTTTAATTATAATGATTTCCTGAACACCATACTATGGACTTAAGTCTTAAAGTGGTTGGACATTTATCGTGACAGAATGAGAAAACGTCTTTAGGGAATAAATGAAGCAAAAGTAAAAGCGCTAGAAGTCAGTTGATGGCCTGATTTTAAACATTATTTTCCTTTGCCACTACACACAATCAACGAAAGGATTGATGACATGAGTAGTGGGTTTTTTCGATTTCAGACTTTAGAATGAATTTTATAAAAATAATAGGATTTAACTTGATTTTGGTGTAAAATGTGTTAAAGTAGCATCAATATCATGTAAAAATATTGTAAACAGCTGTTAAATATAATAAGAGATAGAAGGTGAGACTATGGTGAAAGCATTGCCTAGTAGTCATCATGAGGGCACTTTACCTAGTCGTGATACCACTACAGTAGAAGAAGGATATGCTTTAAAAGAGGCAACTGCACAAGTACAAGTGATGGATGTCATGTTTGATAATGTGACATTATTGGACATGCATCAAAATATTTTGACATATATACAAACAGAGACGCAGCACAATTTGTTTATCGTTACAGCTAATCCTGAAATCGTGCACTACGCTTCAGAAGATCCACTTTATTTACAGACACTTAAACATGCCGATTACATCGTCCCGGATGGTACAGGTATTGTAAAAGCATCTCGAATATTGGGGCAACCGCTGAAAGAACGCGTTCCGGGTATAGAACTGATGGAAACATGTTTAAACATTGCGGATATCAGCAACAAAAAAGTGTTTTTACTTGGGGCAACGTCGCCTGTTGTAGAGAAGGCAGCACGACGTATTCAACGTCAGTATCCAAATATTGCGCTTCAAACGCATCATGGTTTTATCGATGTAACGGATCAATCGGTCATTGAACAAATTCGCCAGTTTAATCCGGATTTTATTTTTGTCGGAATGGGATATCCAAAGCAAGAGCAATGGATTCAAAATAATCGTCATCATTTTGATCACACCTTAATGATGGGTGTGGGCGGCTCAATCGACGTATATAGTGGAGACGTAAAAAGGGCGCCTTATGTGTGGCGCGCAATGAATTTAGAATGGGTATATCGTGCATTGACCGATTTGAAACGCATCCATCGATTGAAACGTATTCCTAAGTTTATGTTTGCTGTATATAAGCAAAAGTTGATGCGATAGTTAATGGATAAGAGCGATTCAGACAATCTCAAGCGTGATTGTCCGAATCGCTCTTTTTGCGTGTATCAAGCACCTGATATTAAGTGAAATATGCATTCAAGAAAACAAATCACACCACATTTGAAGTGAATCAAGATACAATAAAGTATGGCATTCATTTGCTGTTCAACAGTGAACCTGTAAAGAAAAGTTAGAAAAGCGAAGTGGCATGATTCACGCCACCAACCACTGATTGATGAAAGCGCCTCATCCATGACATGAGACTACTATTTAACGACAAACCGTGCTTCATCTAGGGCATTGCGAAATGCTTTTTGTTCGGCAGCGGATTTTTTCTTGAAATCTTTTAAAAAGCTTTCATATTTAGGGAGGGTTTCTTCTACAGAACCGAAATCTTTCAAACGACCTGCTTCAATCCAAGCGATCTTTGTACAAAAATCTTTGACTTGTCGGATATTATGACTGACGAAGAAAATGGTTTTTTCTTGTTCTTTAAATTCATAAATTTTGTTCAAACTTTTCTGAGTAAACGTTTGATCACCTACAGAGAGCGCTTCGTCAATGACAAGGATTTCTGGATTGATCGTTGCACTAATAGAAAAACCGAGTTTCGAACGCATCCCGCTCGAATACTTTTTGACCGGTTGATAAATAAATTCGCCCAGTTCGCTAAATTCGACAATTTCAGGTGTGAGTGCTTTAATTTCATTCTTTTTAAAACCCATGCATAACATTTTGAACTCAATGTTTTCCATGCCTGTTAAGTTGCCGTTGAGCCCTGCGTTGATAGCGATAACGCTCACATCACCTGTTTTGTCGATCCGCCCATGTGTGGGTGAGAGAGATCCCCCAATCATATTACTGAGCGTTGATTTACCTGAGCCATTAATACCTACTAATCCGATTACATCACCTGCATAGGCTTGAAATGTGACATCTTTGAGTGCATAAAATGTTTTGTTTTTATGCTTCGGCCACAATGCATCTTTAATACGTTCTTTATTGTTTCGGTAAATACGATATTCTTTTGTCACTTCATTAATACTGACAGTTGGATTCATCTGAGAACAGTCCTTACATTGATAATATTAGAATGAATTTTGTATTTTACTTCCATCATCTTATGTCTATAGATTATAATATATTATTGTATGGTTGTTAAATTTGTAAAGCTATTGTAAAGTATTAGGAATACAATGTATTTATTCTACTTAATTCAGTACAGCTTTTCAATTAAAGAATAGGCGATGGGATACACTAGGTCAAATATTAATGTGCAACGGTCACTTTAGTATGCGTTCTAGGTGGTTATCCAGCATGTGAAAGCGTGGTAAATTATGAATTCTGTTATTACCGTAGTGAAAGAGCATTTTAAAAGTTTTTACCTTATTCAACGGTTAGCACAATTCCAACTTAAGATTTCAAACCATAACAACTATCTTGGATTAGCTTGGGAGATGATTAATCCTGTGATACAAATTATGGTTTACTGGTTTGTCTTTGGGTTTGGAATCAGAAGTAATCATCCTATCGACGGCATTCCTTTTATCTATTGGTTACTCGTCGGTATCAGCATGTGGTTCTTCATTAATCAAGGTATTTTAGAAGGAACGAAATCCATTACGATGAAGTATGGTCAAGTTGCAAAAATGAACTTCCCCCTTTCTATTATTCCGACTTATATTGTGACGAGTAAATTGTATGGTCATTTAATGTTGGTCCTTGCGATTATTGTTTTATGTACAGTGGGAGGCATTAAGCCGAGCATTTATATGTTGCAACTGTTTCTTTACATTCCATTTGCATTTTGTTTTACGTCGGCAGTCTCATTATTAACTTCAACTTTAGGTGTGCTCGTTCGTGATACACAAATGGCAATGCAAGCTTTATTAAGGGTTCTTTTTTACGCGTCACCGATTTTGTGGACACCTCCTGCAGGATCGTTGGCAGAAAAGATTTTAATGTTTAATCCTATTTATTTTGTTGCAGAGAGTTACCGTGCGGCAATCCTCTTTCATGAGTGGTACTTTATCACGCACTGGGAACTTGCACTATACAATATTTGTGTTACAGTTATGTTATTTATTATGGGTTCGATGTTACATATGCGCTACAGAGATCACTTTGCAGATTTTATGTAATGAGAACAGTCCCTCAATACATGGAATTGTGTTGGGGGCTTTGTTTATAAATAATATTTTAAGGCGGTGAAGAGATGATGCGACATTACATCAAAGCGTTATATATATATATTGTGGCTTTTTTAAGCCGTTTTTATCGTACTTTACGCATTGATAGAAATCATATCGTATTTTTAATGACTTTCAAGGAAGACCAGTTACCGATTATCTATCAATTAGATGAACAAGGGTTTAGAATTACTGTTTTTGCAAAAGAAAAAGATTTTCACTATTTAGAAAACAGAGATCATGTGACATGCTATCCGCTTAAAACTGCTACAATTTTAAAGCAATTGTCTGCATTGGCTACTGCAAAAGTCATTTTTATTGATACGTATTATTTATTAATGGCAGGATGGGAAAAAAAGAAAGGTCAGACTGTGATTCAAACATGGCATGCGGCAGGTGCACTGAAAAAGTTCGGTTTAGAAGACCATGCTGTGGATTTAAATCACAAGCCACAAGTTGCACAATATCGTGCCGTCTATGAAGCAACCGACAAATATTTAGTCGGGGGACAACAAATGGCACATTGCTTCGAAAAGGCGTTTGGTGCGCGCTATGAACAACTGATCGGCTTTGGGAGTCCGAGATTAACGACGTATCGCCGTTTAGACCATCAAGCGCACAAAGAAAAACTGAAAAAAGAGTTAGGCATTGATAATAAAGTAGCGGTCTATTTGCCAACGTATCGTGAAGAAGGACGTGCCAATCGAACGATAGATAAACAAACTTTTGAAACAGCGGTTCCAGGTTATACGCTTTTAAGTAAATATCACCCCACTGTGGTGGGAACTGCGCAAAATACGAAAATGTGCACACTTGATTTGATTGTATTAGCCGATTTGGTTATTACAGATTACAGTTCTTTAGCAATAGAAGCGAGTATTGCAGATACGCCAACACTTTTCTATGTTTATGATGAAGCGGAATATGAAAAAGTTCGTGGTTTGAATGAATATTATTATGATATCCCTCAGATGTATAAAGTATATGATGAACTGTCATTATATGAACGAGTTCGAGAAGGTCAACTTCAGCCGTTGTTTAAAGAATGGCATCAATACAACACAAGTGAAAGTTTAAATCAAGTCGTGAACTATGTTAAAAAACTAGTAAAAATATAAGGTGTAAATCGATTATTTTTAGGAATCGATATTGGTTTGTGCTATAATCTTTACAAAATGAAGTTAATTTTAACTATGTTAAGGAGGTGTAAAGATGAAACGTGTAATTACATATGGAACGTACGATCTTTTACACTATGGACATATCGAATTGTTACGCCGTGCACGAGAAATGGGGGACTACCTTGTTGTAGCACTTTCGAGTGATGAATTTAATCAAATTAAAAACAAGAAATCATATTACAATTATGAACAACGTAAAATGATGTTGGAATCGATTCGTTATGTTGACCTCGTCATCCCTGAAAAGGATTGGTCGCAAAAAGAATCAGACGTTGAAAAATATGAAATTGATACTTTTGTGATGGGCCATGATTGGGAAGGAGAATTTGACTTCTTAAAAGGTAAGTGTGAAGTCATTTACTTGAAGCGGACGGAAGGTATCTCAACAACGCAAATCAAACAAGAATTGTATGGTAAAGATGTAAAGTAATATTGAATATAACAAACAGAGACTGGCACGCGATTGCGCCAGTCTCTGTTTGTTTTAATGAAGGAAATAGTGAGAAACCACACTCTAAGTTTCTCCAATAGACAAAGTCTGAGATGTTCAATGGGGATTCCGAGTGCACTCAGTCAAGGCGCTACATTGGAATAAACGATGTGGCGCCTTGAAGTCATTTCGAAATGGTTGATATTAAAAGTTTATTTTTTTCGTAACAAGCTGAAAATGCGGTTGAGTATGAAAGCAAGTATCAATACGATAACTGCAAATGCGAGTGTCGTCAATACAGGATATGCACGCCAACTTGAAACGACGACAGATTTAGACTCATAAATGAGTGGGTTTTCCACTTTAACAGAAGGCGGCCCCTGATTTTTCGTAATAAACTGGCGTGGATATTCTAGGTGGACTTGACTATCTGTGACAACAAAATGATAAGGCGTTTTGAGACTTTTTGGAACAACGTCATATAAATCTTGTGTGACATAATATTTTTTATCATCGATGACATGCTTGCCTTTGGATAGGACTTTTTTGTAATCATATTGAGCAAAGCTATAGTTAATGGCACTTGCACTCATCATGTTACGTTCTTTTTCACCACCTAAGTGACGATAATCGCCTGCCCCCATAATAATATGAAAGATACGAAATGCACCACGTTTTGTAGTAAGAGAATTATTATAATCCGCAATATCACTCGATCCTGTTTTTAAGCCATCTGTTCCCGGTAAACTCATATTTCCACCTTCCAACAAATCATTGAAAGTGTAATAAGTTACTCCGTGTTGCGTAGGGGCAATTTGTTTTGTAAAATCTAAAATTTTAGGTGTATCTTTGACCGTATGTAAAGCAAGAATGGCATAATCACGTGGTGTAGAGGTAGATGATGCCTCATTTCGATATTTCTCAGGTGCAAATTCTAGCAATAAGCGGTTTCTTGCACCAGTTGGATTAACATAGTGGGTGTGCGTCATTCCTAAAGCCTTGGCAGTTTCATTCATTTTATCAACAAAGTCTGAGGTGTTTCCTGAAACTTGATTGGCTAAAATTAAGGCAGCGGCATTGCTTGACGCTGAAACTGTAATTTGAAGTAGTTCTGCAATCGTATATATTTCACCGGGGTAAAGTTTTGTATTACTCAACTCGGGAAGCGTAGACATTCGATAATGTTGGTCCGTGATTTTCACCGTATCATTCAGTGAAAGTTTCTTTTCTTTAACAGCCTGCAATGTTAAGTACATCGTCATCAATTTTGTCATAGAAGCAGGATACCATTGTTGGTTGCTATGATAGTTGTACAAAATTTGTCCTGTTTCGCTAATATTAATCATGCCTTCAGGTTGGTAAGGCCATGTCACGGGATAGCCACTCTGTTGTGCAAGCTCGACAGGTGTGGGTGTATATGCCCGGGCGAAAGGTGTTATAATAGTAGTGGCGAAGAATACAACCACAATGGATAATATTAATTTTTTCATCTGGCAACCCTCAATCTAAAATAGCTATAAATAATAAAACAACATGAAATATTTTATCATAAAATGAAGCGTTTATAAACGAGATTGCAATTGATGTGCATTGGGAAAAGTCAGAGTTTCAATTAATTCCAAAAGTGGTGGAAAGTTTAAGGATTATCTGTTAACGTCATATATGAAAAGGAGCGTAAATCAATGCGTTAGACTGCTTGTACAGAGCGCGAAGACTGAAGGTAGTCTTAAAATGCAACGATAACAATAGAAAAAGAGGTATGTCATTATGAGAGAACGTAACCCACTTTTGTTCTTATTAAAGAAAATTTCATGGCCAGTCGGGTTGATTATTGTGGCCGTGTTGATTGCCTCATTAGGCAGTCTAAGTGGACTACTTGTGCCTTTGTTTACTGGTCAATTGGTAGATAAATTCACCGTAGAGTCGATCAATCCAGTTTTTTTGGGGATATTAGTTGTCGTATTTGTAGTTAACGCTTTATTAAGTGGTATTGGGTATTATTTGTTAAACAAAATTGGTGAAAAAATTATTTATGCAATTCGCTCAGTGTTATGGCGTCATATCATCCATTTGAAAATGCCGTTTTTTGATAAGAATGAAAGCGGTCAGTTGATGAGTCGTTTAACGGATGACACAAAGGTGATTAATGACTTTATATCACAAAAACTCCCAGGTTTTTTCCCGTCGATTATTACACTCATCGGTTCGTTGATTATGCTGTTTGTTCTTGATTGGCAAATGACACTGCTGACGTTCATTACAATTCCTATTTTTGTGTTGGTCATGGTGCCTCTCGGTAAAATCATGCAAAAAATATCGACAAACACACAAACGGAAGTCGCGAATTTTAGTGGCTTATTAGGTCGTGTGTTGACGGAGATGCGTTTAGTCAAAGTTGCCAATACAGAGCAGTTGGAATTGGATAAAGCACATCATAATCTAATAAAGATTTATGATTTAGGACTGAAACAAGCGAAGATCGCAGCAATTGTCCAACCTATTTCTGGGATTATTATGCTGTTAACGATTGGTATTATTTTAGGCTTTGGTGGGATGCGTATCGCTTCAGGGGCTATTTCAGCGGGGACACTGGTAGCCATGATTTTTTACGTATTGAATTTATCTATGCCACTTATTAATCTATCGACATTGGTGACGGATTATAAAAAAGCGGTTGGAGCAAGTAGCCGGATTTATGAAATCTTACATGAACCGCTTGAACGTATCGATGCACCTAACGTCCAACATGATATTCCAACAGGAGATTTAACGTTTGACCATGTGCGTTTTGGTTACGATACCGCTACTGTATTAAATGATGTCTCATTTAATGTACTGAGAGGTGAAGTGACGGCGTTCGTGGGACCATCGGGTTCTGGTAAAAGTACGATATTTAGCTTGATTGAACGGATGTACGAAATTCAGCAAGGGGATATCTTGTATAATGGCACGTCGATATATGATCTGTCACTTACGGATTGGCGAAGAAAGATTGGTTACGTCATGCAAAGTAATGCGATGATGAATGGAACGATTCGTGACAACATCTTGTATGGTATCGACAGAGAGGTACCTGAGGAAGAACTGATACATTATGCGAAATTAGCGAATTGTCATGACTTTATCATGGCGTTCGAACAAGGTTACGATACGATTGTAGGTGAACGTGGTCTGAAACTATCAGGAGGACAACGTCAGCGGATTGATATTGCAAGAAGCTTTGTAAAAAATCCTGATATTTTGTTGCTAGATGAGGCGACAGCAAATCTTGATAGTGAAAGTGAACGTAAAATCCAAGAAGCATTAGATATATTAATGGAAAACCGTACAACCATCGTCATTGCACATAGACTCTCTACGATAAAAAAGGCGGCACAAATCATCTTTTTAGATCATGGAGAAGTGACCGGCAAAGGGCGTCACGAGTCGTTAATGCAAACACATGAAAAATATCAACAATTTGTGGAGACGCAAAACCTCACACACCAACAAGTGCCAGAAGACAACGAGAATCATTAAATTTAAAAATGCTGGGAACACATCAACATCTACTTAGTGCAAAAGTGATGTCGATATGTTTCCAGCTTTTTCTTTTCGGTCTATAAGTAGCAATGAGAAAGTTAAAACAGAAATCATGCACTTGAGCACGGCAAGTCACCCGCTATGATGCTATTGAGATAAGGGACTGAGTTATTCCTCAATAATCAGATGTGACGCTTGATTACAAATTATTGTAAATGTTTAGGTAAATGTTCAGTAGGACACTGTTGATTTGCATCACAAGCACTACATTTACCTTGTTTGGATTTTTTGAAAAACTTTGTTAGCGTATATAGCGTATAGCTGACGATGCATAATACGAGTAACAAATTGACTACAATGGTCATGTTGATAGGCCTCCTATAAAAAATATGAACCGATTTGATATATGACGAGCGACAAAAGATAGGCAACGGTTACGGGATAAGTGACAGCGAGTAACGTCCATTTCCATGAAGGTGTTTCTTTACGAATGGCTGCAACAGTTGCTAAACAAGGCGTATACAGCAAAATAAACACCATAAAAGTATAGGCAGATAATGCATTGAAATGTGTGGATACCATTGAAACAAGACTGTCTTCATTGACCGCAAAGATAATCGCCATTGCACTGATGATGACTTCTTTAGCGAGAAAGCCAGGAATTAACGTGGCCGCTGTTTGCCATGAACTAAATCCGAGTGGGGAAATCAGCGGTGCAATCATCGCACCAATCAGATGTAAAAAGCTTTGATCGACAGGGACATTGATGCCTGATGGTCCTGTATAGTTGAGTAACCAAATGATAACAGATCCTGCAAAAATAAATGTCCCGGCTTTTTTTACGAAACCTTTCCCTTTTTCCCATGTGCTACGCCATAATGTTTTTAGTGACGGCAAGCGGTAAGGAGGCAATTCAATGACAAAAATGGATGTGTCCTTTTTGAGTAATGTTTTTGAAAGAATCCAACTTACGAATAGTGCGACAACAATACCTAAGACATAAAGACTCAACACGACGAGCGCTTGATGTTTCGCAAAGAAAATGGCAACGAACAAGCCATAAACAGGTAATCTTGCTGAACAGGACATGAATGGTGCAATTAATATTGTTGTTAGACGTTCTTTTTCTTCCTCGATACTTCGCGCAGCCATAATGCCTGGGACATTACACCCAAAACCAATAATCATAGGAATAAATGATTTGCCATTAAGTCCAAACTTTTCCATGATACGATCCATAATCACCGCAATACGTGCCATATAGCCTGAATCTTCGAGCAAAGATATAAAGAAAAAGAGGACTAAAATTTGTGGGATGAATACGAGTACGCCTCCAACCCCTGCGATAATGCCATCTGTAACTAAATCTTGCAGTGCCGGATAAATGCCCACCCAATCCATTAATCGTTGTGTTTGTTCGGTTAAAGGACCACCGAAAAAAGCATCCAATTGGTCCGAAAGCGGGGTCCCAACCCAAGTGAACGTGATTTGAAAGATGAACCACATTAGACCTAAAAAAATGGGGATGCCAAGTAATTTATGTGTGAGTATTGCGTCGATACGTTCAGTCATATGTTGACGTTGTGTATCAGGGTATGTCACCACATCTGCTAATAACGTATCAATATAATTTTGACGACATGCCACAATGTGTTGTTCGATATCTACAGTATGTGATGCATTGAAATTCGTAACTAATGTATCAAAATGATGTAATGTCGTTTGTTCTAAATATGTGCGTACAGATGGATTGTGTAATAAATATTGAATCGCTAAAAAACGGTATTGTTCACGTGCTAAAGAAAGCGTTGTGGGCATCGCAGCAATGAGTTGAGATAACAACTGCTCAATGTCAGTGCCATAATTAATTTTTAGCGGACGTTGACGGGAGACTTGGTGATCGACGAGCGCGTTTAGTACGTCGTCACTCCCTTTTCCTGTACGAGCAATGATTGGAATGATCGGGATATGCAGTTGACGCATAAGCCGTTGATGATTAATCCGAATGCCGCGTTTATTAGCGACGTCAATCATGTTGAGTCCAATCAGCAATGGGGCACCGAATTCGAGTAACTGGACAGTTAAATTAAAATTACGTTTGATTTGAGCGGCATCAATAATGTTGACCATCCCGTCGAATGATGCGTTTAATAAATAATCTGTGACCACGGTTTCATCTCGAGAAATCGGGACCAAATCGTAAATGCCTGGCAAATCGATGAGCTGACCAGATTTCTTTTTGAGTTGACCGACTTTTTTCTCAACTGTGACACCGCTCCAATTTCCGACATATTCATAAGATCCGGTGAGCGCATTGAATAATGATGTTTTGCCAACGTTGGGGTTACCTAAAATACAATACGCATTACTCATAAGCTTGCTCCAAGCGAATCTCGCAAGCATCACAATTACGAATGCAAATATGTTGGCCATTAATCTTCATTGTGCAAGGGCCTTTAAACAATCCTTTTTGATATACAGAAATTTGACATCCTTCCACGCATCCTAAAGCGCGTAAACGATGCTTCAAATTGGTATTATTTGTCTCTAATGCTTTTACACGATAGGGTTTTCCAATCTCAGCATTTGCAACATGTAACATATTCCCACCTACTTAATCATTAATGATAATCATTTTCAGTTAATTATAGAATACGATGTTTTTCGTTTGGTGGCAATGTTTTTTTAATATCAAATGTGTAAAAGTATTGAATTGTGATCTAAACATTTTAAAATTATCAAATAAAAATAATATCGAATCATTTATTGCTTATACATTGAGACTTTAAATGCCTAAAAAAATATATTCTCAGGTAAGAAAGCACGTGGTATACTAAACTTGTTAAAAAACAGTTGAAAGGTAAGAGGTAGCGCTTTATGTATTTAATCATTAATATTATTGGATTGGTTGCTTTTTTAGGGCTTGCATATT from Staphylococcus lutrae encodes:
- the tagH gene encoding teichoic acids export ABC transporter ATP-binding subunit TagH translates to MNPTVSINEVTKEYRIYRNNKERIKDALWPKHKNKTFYALKDVTFQAYAGDVIGLVGINGSGKSTLSNMIGGSLSPTHGRIDKTGDVSVIAINAGLNGNLTGMENIEFKMLCMGFKKNEIKALTPEIVEFSELGEFIYQPVKKYSSGMRSKLGFSISATINPEILVIDEALSVGDQTFTQKSLNKIYEFKEQEKTIFFVSHNIRQVKDFCTKIAWIEAGRLKDFGSVEETLPKYESFLKDFKKKSAAEQKAFRNALDEARFVVK
- the tagD gene encoding glycerol-3-phosphate cytidylyltransferase; amino-acid sequence: MKRVITYGTYDLLHYGHIELLRRAREMGDYLVVALSSDEFNQIKNKKSYYNYEQRKMMLESIRYVDLVIPEKDWSQKESDVEKYEIDTFVMGHDWEGEFDFLKGKCEVIYLKRTEGISTTQIKQELYGKDVK
- the pbp4 gene encoding penicillin-binding protein PBP4, giving the protein MKKLILSIVVVFFATTIITPFARAYTPTPVELAQQSGYPVTWPYQPEGMINISETGQILYNYHSNQQWYPASMTKLMTMYLTLQAVKEKKLSLNDTVKITDQHYRMSTLPELSNTKLYPGEIYTIAELLQITVSASSNAAALILANQVSGNTSDFVDKMNETAKALGMTHTHYVNPTGARNRLLLEFAPEKYRNEASSTSTPRDYAILALHTVKDTPKILDFTKQIAPTQHGVTYYTFNDLLEGGNMSLPGTDGLKTGSSDIADYNNSLTTKRGAFRIFHIIMGAGDYRHLGGEKERNMMSASAINYSFAQYDYKKVLSKGKHVIDDKKYYVTQDLYDVVPKSLKTPYHFVVTDSQVHLEYPRQFITKNQGPPSVKVENPLIYESKSVVVSSWRAYPVLTTLAFAVIVLILAFILNRIFSLLRKK
- the tarB gene encoding teichoic acid glycerol-phosphate primase TarB, whose amino-acid sequence is MMRHYIKALYIYIVAFLSRFYRTLRIDRNHIVFLMTFKEDQLPIIYQLDEQGFRITVFAKEKDFHYLENRDHVTCYPLKTATILKQLSALATAKVIFIDTYYLLMAGWEKKKGQTVIQTWHAAGALKKFGLEDHAVDLNHKPQVAQYRAVYEATDKYLVGGQQMAHCFEKAFGARYEQLIGFGSPRLTTYRRLDHQAHKEKLKKELGIDNKVAVYLPTYREEGRANRTIDKQTFETAVPGYTLLSKYHPTVVGTAQNTKMCTLDLIVLADLVITDYSSLAIEASIADTPTLFYVYDEAEYEKVRGLNEYYYDIPQMYKVYDELSLYERVREGQLQPLFKEWHQYNTSESLNQVVNYVKKLVKI
- a CDS encoding M50 family metallopeptidase is translated as MKGWTSMQGYSWITSPMPISFLILICLTGGYLLCRHYANRPIFSWLDIALNYIPVLTHEFGHVLFNRLSGGRVLDFVVVATRHERQMTGQQGYAVTQSRSRSGQIFTTLGGYLMSPIMLTLGLYFQSKGQGALFVLSYILIFIYFTWKTSRKLVPILLIAFLILIGYLGIQSENLSQYSLTYMFVYHLILGTLLGEIIQSTVTIVQLTFARPQPDWDGTALKMLTHLPTFIFSCFWIMINICAFYYFIQHTLL
- a CDS encoding ABC transporter permease, whose protein sequence is MNSVITVVKEHFKSFYLIQRLAQFQLKISNHNNYLGLAWEMINPVIQIMVYWFVFGFGIRSNHPIDGIPFIYWLLVGISMWFFINQGILEGTKSITMKYGQVAKMNFPLSIIPTYIVTSKLYGHLMLVLAIIVLCTVGGIKPSIYMLQLFLYIPFAFCFTSAVSLLTSTLGVLVRDTQMAMQALLRVLFYASPILWTPPAGSLAEKILMFNPIYFVAESYRAAILFHEWYFITHWELALYNICVTVMLFIMGSMLHMRYRDHFADFM
- the sbnI gene encoding bifunctional transcriptional regulator/O-phospho-L-serine synthase SbnI yields the protein MENLRETLQLVSVDKIDLHEAYEPGRLEKTKASIEKEQRLRHPVLVVKTKLGRYMVIDGVHRYMSLRMLGCQMIPVQIIHRTQYSIGSWHHKIRSGRWCDILANEPLLPWTTEVRETPPFITMCDSHTEYYLYKADLGNHSLEAWKKIVQCYSSRCKVERIPHRTRLCLDSGDVLMKYPPLQMSEIEAIVNKGQKVPAGVTRFNIVGRCLNLQVPLRLLTGRDALTQHRQWRTFLQKKIENMRCYTEKVYLIEGE
- the tarA gene encoding N-acetylglucosaminyldiphosphoundecaprenol N-acetyl-beta-D-mannosaminyltransferase TarA; translation: MVKALPSSHHEGTLPSRDTTTVEEGYALKEATAQVQVMDVMFDNVTLLDMHQNILTYIQTETQHNLFIVTANPEIVHYASEDPLYLQTLKHADYIVPDGTGIVKASRILGQPLKERVPGIELMETCLNIADISNKKVFLLGATSPVVEKAARRIQRQYPNIALQTHHGFIDVTDQSVIEQIRQFNPDFIFVGMGYPKQEQWIQNNRHHFDHTLMMGVGGSIDVYSGDVKRAPYVWRAMNLEWVYRALTDLKRIHRLKRIPKFMFAVYKQKLMR